TCACCCGCGCGGGTGACCGCCCCGAACCGTGTCCGCCGTCAGCCCGGCAGCTCCCTGGTCGCCGCTGGCCGCGCCGGGTCGCCCGACCACTCGCTCCACGACCCCGGGTACAACACTCCGCCGGTCACACCGGCGCTCTCCAGCGCCAGCAGCTCGTGCGCGGCCGTCACCCCCGAGCCGCAGTACACGCCGAACGGCACCGAGCCGTCCGCGCCGAGCGCCGCGAACCTGGCCGACATCTCCGCGGCACTCCGGAACCGGCCGTCCGGACCCAGGTTGTCCGTCGTCGGCGCCGACACCGCACCCGGGATGTGGCCCGCCCGTGGATCGACCGGCTCCACCTCACCGCGGTACCGCTCGCCCGCCCGCGCGTCCAGCAGCACGCCCTTGCGCGCCAGCTCCGCCGCCCCGTCCGCGTCCACCGTCGGCAGCGCACCCGGCGCCGGCGCGAAATCCCCCGCCTCGTCCGCCGGACGCTCCGTCGACAGCGCCAGCCCGGCCGCCCGCCACGCGGCCAGCCCGCCGTCCAGCACCCGCACCTCGCCGTGCCCCGCCCAGCGCAGCAGCCACCACGCACGCGCGGCCGACGTCGCAGGGCCCGCGTCGTACACCACCACGGGACGGGCCGCCGACACCCCGGCCCGGCGCAGCGCCGCCCCCAGCACCGCCGGATCCGGCAGCGGATGGCGGCCGGCCCGGCCGGGCGGCGCGGCCAGCTCGGCGTCCAGGTCGACGTAGTGCGCACCGGGCAGGTGCCCGGCCGCGTACTCCCCGGCACCGGGCGGACCACCCAACTGCCAGCGGACATCGAGCAGAACGGGCGGCCGCGGACCGGCCAGGGCCGCGGCGAGCTCGTCGACGGGAATCAGCGGGGACGTGGAAGTCATACCCGCCATTGTGGCAAGACCGGCGCCCTCCGACGCTCCGTCAGCCCTCGAACGGCAGCACGTCCGGGGAGAGCACCGACGCCCGGGCCGTCGCCGCCGTCAGCCGGCGCCGGTGGTGGCGGCGGCACAGCACCTCGTAGCCGATCTGGTCCTCCGAGACCGCGACGTCCCCGACCACCACCTGCGCACCCTCGACGACCATCACCCCGCCGACCGTCCGCGCGTTGTGAGTCGCCCGCGCCCCGCACCAGCAGAGCGCCTCCACCTGCAGCACCTCGACCCGGTCCGCCAGCTCGATCAGCCGCTGCGACCCGGGGAACAGCCGCGTCCGGAAGTCCGTCGTGATGCCGAACGTGTAGACGTCGATGCCGAGCTCGTCCACCACCCGGGCCAGCTGGTCGATCTGCTCCGCCGAGAAGAACTGCGCCTCGTCGCAGATCAGGTAGTCCGCCTTGCCGCCCGCCGACAGCAGGTGCACCACGTGCGCCTGGAAGTCGAAGTCGTCGGCGACCTCCACCGCGTCCGCGCGGAGCCCCAGCCGACTGGAGATCGTCGCCGTCCCCGCCCGGTCGTGCCTGGTGAAGATGATGCCCTGGCGGCCGCGCGCCGCGTGGTTGTGATCCATCTGCAGCGCCAGCGTCGACTTGCCGCAGTCCATCGTGCCCGAGAAGAACACCAGTTCAGCCATGGGTGGGACAAGGGCCTTTCGATCGGGGGAAGAACGGTGCGGACAGCATCAGGTACGGACGTCGAGCAGCGGCACCAGCTGCTCCACCGCGGTCATCGACCCGTGCAGGCCGACCATCGAGGACTCCCCCGGCTCCTTGCGCGACGCGACCACCGCGATGTCGTCCCGCGCCGCCGCCACCACATCGCCGATCCGCGGCAGCACCCGCTCGTCCACCACCGGACCGAACCAGCCGGCCGCCACCGCCTGCTCCCGCGTCGCCACCCACATCCGGTCGCCCAGGACCTCGCTCCACACCGCGTGGACGTCCGCCGCCGCACCCGGCACCGCGTACACGTGCCGGGCCCGGCCCTCGCCGCCCAGCAGCGCCACCCCCGCGGACAGCTCCCAGTCCTCGTCGAAGTCGACCCGGTCCTCCGGCCCGATGTCGATCATGCCGTGGTCCGCCGTCACGTACAGCGCCGACCGCGGCGGCAACTGCTCCGCCAGCCGCTTCACCAGCCGGTCCACCGTGTTCAGCGTCATCCGCCACTCGTCCGAGTCCACCCCGAACCGGTGCCCCGCCCCGTCCAGCTCGCTCACGTACGTATACACCAGCGCCCGGTCGTGCTCCGCCAGCCAGCTCGCCGCCAGATCCATCCGCTCCTCGCCGGTCGTCCGGCCCAGGAACGTCCCCCCCGACAGCGCCACCTGCGTCAACGGCGTCTGCGCGAACAACGGCGACGACACCTGCGCCGTCGCCACACCCGCCCGCGAAACCCGATCGAACACCGTCGGATGCGGCTGCCACTCCCGCGGCGGCACCGGCGGCACCCACCGCAACTGGTTCATCAGCTCGTTCCGGCCCGGCACCCGCACCGTGTACCCGGCCAGCCCGTGCACCCCCGGCGTCAGCCCCGTCCCCACCGACGCCAACGACGTCGCCGTCGTCGACGGGAACCCCGAGGTGATCGGACTCGCCCCCGCCGACAGCGAGGTCAGAAAGGGCGCGTACTCCGGATGCCGGCGGACCAGCTCCCAGCCCATCCCGTCCACCAGGAACACGCACACCCGGTCCGCCGGCTCCAGGAGCAGCCCGCTCTCGAAGCCGGGCACACCAAGACCCGCCGCCACCGCGGGCAGCAGGTCCGCCAACGAACCGCAGCCGTACGCCGGAGCCGGAGCGTCCGAAGGATCAAGAATCTCGAAAGCGTCGTAACCGAGCATGCGTGACGGCGGCCTCAGACCCGGGTGGCCATCGTCGCCTCGGACAGCGCCCGCGCGAACACCAGCGCCTGTGCGACCGTCTCCGGGCCGTCACCCGCCTCCGACACCCGCAGCGACAGGTCGTCCGCCGTCGCCGAACCCGTGTACCCGTGGTCCGCGTCGCAGTTCGGATCCGAACAGCCGGCTGGCTCCAGATCCAGCCGCTGCACCGCACCCCAGCCGATGGTCAGCACCACCTCGCGCGGCAGCGTCCCCGGCGTGTACGTCTCCGGATTCGCCACCATGCGGCTCACCACGACCGAATTGATCCGGTCCAGGCGGACACACTCGGTCGACGTCGTCGCATACGGCACCGGAGTCGCCGCATCACCGTTCTGCTCGTCCGTGTGGCTCACAACGAAACGCGACGGGGTGAGCACCAGCACCGTCACGTGCCGGCGCACCTCGTTCGCGTCGAATGTCGTCTCCTGGTGCACCAGGTAGGAGCTGATCGGCTCAGGGCCCACCGCGGACTCCACGGCCTCGGACACCAGGGCCGGGTAGTAGCCGCTGCGCTCGATCGCCGACCGCAGGTCCTGCGTGGTGGTGGTACCGGTCTTGGCCATGTCTCCATCCTGGCATGTCCCGCCGACGAAGCGGGCGGCACTGCGCCAAGCTTCCGGACCCGCTTGCCGGGCCCGCCCTGCGGGGGCTGGTCAGCGCCGCCGAGCGGCGCAGCCAAGCAAGGTTACAGGCTGCTCATCGCCCGCGGCCCCAGATCCGTCCGCACCGGCAGCGGCGCGATCCGCACCACCGCCCCCAGCACCGCCAACCCCTGCGGCGCCACCACCACCGGCTCCAGATCCACCGACGCCACCTCCGGCAGATCGTCCACCAGCCGCGACACCCGCAGCAGCAGCTCCTCCAACGCCCCCGTGTCCACCGGATCGGCCCCCCGCCAGCCGAACAGCAGCGGAGCCGCCCGCACCTCCCGGATCAACGCCGCCACGTCCCGGTCCGTCGCCGGCACCAACCGGTGCGCCAGATCACCCAGCAGCTCCGCGGGCGCCCCCGCCAGGCCGAAACTCAGAATCGTGCCCACCGCCGGATCCACCGCCGCACCGATCACCGTGTCCACCCCGCGCGGCGCCAGCTGCTGCACCACCAGCCGCGCCTGCGCCGCCCCGCCCAACAGCGCGTCCAACTCCCGGTGCGCCCGCCGCAGCCCCTCCTCACCGGTCAGGTCCAGCCGCACACTCCCCAGGTCCGGGCGGTGCCGCAGATGGTCCGCCGTCGCCTTCAACGCCACCGGATACCCCAGCCGCTCCGCCGCCCGCACCGCCGACTCCTCGTCCGGCGCCGGCAGCACCGGCCGCACCACGATCCCGTAGCAGCCCAGCAACGCCTCCGCGTCCGCCTCCGGCAGCGTGAACCGGGCACCCCCCGGCTGCGTCCGCGCCGCCACCGCCAGCCGCGTCCCCAGCGCCGCCTCCACCAGGGCCCGCGCCCGCCCCTCGTCGATCCCCTCCAGCTCCGGGATCCGCGCCGTCCGCTCCGCTTCCGCACTCCACCGCCGCCACCCCGCGTAGTGCACGGCGTTCGCCAGCGCACGCACCGCCCGCTCCGGCGCAGGGAACGACGGGATCCGCGCCGCCCGCAGCCGCTCCGCCAGCCCGCCCAACGCCAAGTGCGTCAGCAGCAGCGGCTTGCCCAACTCGCGGGCCCGCACCCCGGCGTCCACCAGCGCCGCCGCGATCTCCGGCTCGTCCTCCGGCTCCGCCGCCCCCCCGCCGTGCACCCCGATCGGCGGGATCGCCACCGCGATCACCGCGTCCACCCCCGGATCACCCAGCGCCGTGTCCAGCGCGATCCGGTAGTTCTCCCCCGTCGCCGCCGTCGTCAGATCCACCGGCGACCGCGGCCGCAGCCCGCTCCCCAGACACGCGTCGTACGTCAACAGACCCAGCGAGTCCGAATTGCCCACCACCGCCACCCGGTCCCCCGCCGGCAGCGGCTGCCCCGCCAGCAGCTCCCCCGTGTCGAACAGATCGGTGATCGTCTCCACCCGGACCACCCCCGCCTGCCGGAACAGGGCGTCCACCGTCGCGTCCTTCAACCGGCTCGACGCCGGCTGCACCGTGTGCCCCGGCGGCAGGCTCCCCGTGTGCCGCGCCCCCTTCACCACCACCACCGGCTTCGACGCCGCCAGCCGCCGCGCGATCCTGGTGAACTTCCGCGGGTTCCCGAACGACTCCATGTACATCAGCACCACCTCGGTGGCGGGGTCCTCCTCCCAGAACTGCAGCATGTCGTTGCCCGACAGGTCCGCCCGGTTCCCCACCGAGGCGAAGGACGACACCCCCAGGCCCCGCCGGTGCGCCGCCTCCAGCAGCGCCACCCCGATCGCCCCCGACTGGCAGAACACCCCGATCGGGCCCCGGGCCGGCAGCACCGGCGCCAGCGAGGCGTTCAGCGGCCGCTCCGGATCGGTCGACACCAGCCCGAACGCGTTCGGGCCGACCACCCGCATCCCCGCCGCGCGCGCCTGCCGCACCAGCGCCCGCTGCCGGTCCCGGCCCTCCGGGCCGGTCTCCGCGTAGCCGGCCGTCACCACCACCAGGCCCTGCACCCCGTGCGCCCCGCAGTCCGCCACCACCCCCGGCACCGCCGCCTCGGGCACCGCCAGCAGCGCCAGGTCCACCGGCCCCGGGATGTCCAGCACCGACCGGTGCACCGCCACCCCGTCCAGCACCGTGCCCGCGGGCGCGCTCCGGTTCACCGCGTACACCTCGCCGTGGAACCCGGCGAGGCTGCGCAGCAGACCCCGTCCCACCGACTGGGGGTTGCGCGACACCCCCACCACCGCCACCGACCGGGGCGTCAGCAGCCGCTGCACCGAGCGGGCCTCCGCGCGGTGCTCGCGTCCCCGCATCACCGCCAGCGAGGCGGCCGTCGGCTCCAGGTCGAACTCCAGGTGCACCACGCCGTCGGCGAAGCTGCGGTGCTGGGTGTAGCCGGCGTCGGTGAAGACCTTCACCATCTTGCGGTTCTCCGGCAACACCTCCGCGGTGAACCGGCGGATGCCGCGCTCCTGGGCGACCGCCGCGATGTGCTCCAGCAGCGCCGAGGCGACCCCGCGGCCCTGGTGGGCGTCCTGCACCAGGAAGGCCACCTCGGCGTCCGTGCCGGTGGTCGAGGGGCGGCCCTGCTCGTCGATCCGGTCGTAGCGGACGGTGGCGATGAAGCGGTCCCGCACCACCGCCGCCAGGCCCACCCGGTTCACGTAGTCGTGGTGGGTGAAGCGCCGCACGTCCTTGTCGGACAGCCGCGGGTACGGGGCGAAGAAGCGGAAGTACTTCGACTGGTCGGAGACCTGGCCGTAGAACTCGACCAGGCGATCCGCGTCGGCCGGGGTGATCGGCCGGATCCGGGCCGCGCCGCCGTCGCGCAGCAGGACGTCCGCCTCCCAGTGCTGCGGGTAGCTGTGCTCGTCGGCCTGACCGGTGCGGGGTGAAGTCCCGGAGTCGTCCACAACCGCCAGGTTATCCGGGAGCGGCCGCGGCGAGCCGCATGGCGGGTGCCGCTCCGGCGGGGCCAAGGTGGGAGTGCGGGGTGCCGCACCGTTCCGGACGTGCGGGGACGTGCGACACTGGTCTAGACAACTGGCTCCACCCAGCACCACCGAAAGGCACGTCCCATGGCTGAGCGCCGCGTCACCGTCGGTTGGGCCGAAGGCCTCCACGCCCGTCCCGCCTCCATCTTCGTCCGCGCCGTCACCTCCACGGGCGTGCCCGTCACCATCGCCAAGGACGGCGGCAACCCGGTCAACGCGGGCTCCATGCTCGGCCTGCTCGCCCTCGGCGCGGCCGGCGGCGACACCGTCGTCCTCGCCTCCGAGGCCGACGGCGCCGACCAGGCACTCGACCGCCTCGCCAAGCTCGTCCAGGAGGGACTCGACGAGCTCCCCGCGGGCTGACCGCCGAGCGGACACGACGAAGG
This genomic window from Streptomyces sp. TLI_235 contains:
- a CDS encoding putative AlkP superfamily pyrophosphatase or phosphodiesterase — its product is MLGYDAFEILDPSDAPAPAYGCGSLADLLPAVAAGLGVPGFESGLLLEPADRVCVFLVDGMGWELVRRHPEYAPFLTSLSAGASPITSGFPSTTATSLASVGTGLTPGVHGLAGYTVRVPGRNELMNQLRWVPPVPPREWQPHPTVFDRVSRAGVATAQVSSPLFAQTPLTQVALSGGTFLGRTTGEERMDLAASWLAEHDRALVYTYVSELDGAGHRFGVDSDEWRMTLNTVDRLVKRLAEQLPPRSALYVTADHGMIDIGPEDRVDFDEDWELSAGVALLGGEGRARHVYAVPGAAADVHAVWSEVLGDRMWVATREQAVAAGWFGPVVDERVLPRIGDVVAAARDDIAVVASRKEPGESSMVGLHGSMTAVEQLVPLLDVRT
- a CDS encoding thymidine kinase, giving the protein MAELVFFSGTMDCGKSTLALQMDHNHAARGRQGIIFTRHDRAGTATISSRLGLRADAVEVADDFDFQAHVVHLLSAGGKADYLICDEAQFFSAEQIDQLARVVDELGIDVYTFGITTDFRTRLFPGSQRLIELADRVEVLQVEALCWCGARATHNARTVGGVMVVEGAQVVVGDVAVSEDQIGYEVLCRRHHRRRLTAATARASVLSPDVLPFEG
- a CDS encoding phosphocarrier protein HPr, with protein sequence MAERRVTVGWAEGLHARPASIFVRAVTSTGVPVTIAKDGGNPVNAGSMLGLLALGAAGGDTVVLASEADGADQALDRLAKLVQEGLDELPAG
- a CDS encoding thiosulfate/3-mercaptopyruvate sulfurtransferase; the encoded protein is MAGMTSTSPLIPVDELAAALAGPRPPVLLDVRWQLGGPPGAGEYAAGHLPGAHYVDLDAELAAPPGRAGRHPLPDPAVLGAALRRAGVSAARPVVVYDAGPATSAARAWWLLRWAGHGEVRVLDGGLAAWRAAGLALSTERPADEAGDFAPAPGALPTVDADGAAELARKGVLLDARAGERYRGEVEPVDPRAGHIPGAVSAPTTDNLGPDGRFRSAAEMSARFAALGADGSVPFGVYCGSGVTAAHELLALESAGVTGGVLYPGSWSEWSGDPARPAATRELPG
- a CDS encoding acyl-CoA synthetase (NDP forming), with amino-acid sequence MDDSGTSPRTGQADEHSYPQHWEADVLLRDGGAARIRPITPADADRLVEFYGQVSDQSKYFRFFAPYPRLSDKDVRRFTHHDYVNRVGLAAVVRDRFIATVRYDRIDEQGRPSTTGTDAEVAFLVQDAHQGRGVASALLEHIAAVAQERGIRRFTAEVLPENRKMVKVFTDAGYTQHRSFADGVVHLEFDLEPTAASLAVMRGREHRAEARSVQRLLTPRSVAVVGVSRNPQSVGRGLLRSLAGFHGEVYAVNRSAPAGTVLDGVAVHRSVLDIPGPVDLALLAVPEAAVPGVVADCGAHGVQGLVVVTAGYAETGPEGRDRQRALVRQARAAGMRVVGPNAFGLVSTDPERPLNASLAPVLPARGPIGVFCQSGAIGVALLEAAHRRGLGVSSFASVGNRADLSGNDMLQFWEEDPATEVVLMYMESFGNPRKFTRIARRLAASKPVVVVKGARHTGSLPPGHTVQPASSRLKDATVDALFRQAGVVRVETITDLFDTGELLAGQPLPAGDRVAVVGNSDSLGLLTYDACLGSGLRPRSPVDLTTAATGENYRIALDTALGDPGVDAVIAVAIPPIGVHGGGAAEPEDEPEIAAALVDAGVRARELGKPLLLTHLALGGLAERLRAARIPSFPAPERAVRALANAVHYAGWRRWSAEAERTARIPELEGIDEGRARALVEAALGTRLAVAARTQPGGARFTLPEADAEALLGCYGIVVRPVLPAPDEESAVRAAERLGYPVALKATADHLRHRPDLGSVRLDLTGEEGLRRAHRELDALLGGAAQARLVVQQLAPRGVDTVIGAAVDPAVGTILSFGLAGAPAELLGDLAHRLVPATDRDVAALIREVRAAPLLFGWRGADPVDTGALEELLLRVSRLVDDLPEVASVDLEPVVVAPQGLAVLGAVVRIAPLPVRTDLGPRAMSSL